The Setaria viridis chromosome 9, Setaria_viridis_v4.0, whole genome shotgun sequence sequence CACCCGACGCCCGCCTCAAGGTCACGGCACCGGTCACGTAAGGCGAAGCCCAAGCCAGAGCGGCAGCATCTGCGTTTTCTTCCATCACGTAATCACCAGCCAGGCAGCCATCACCAGGAACAGACGGTCGGGCTGGCAAAGGGCGAGGAGCGCGCTGCCGGCCTACTACACGACGCGTTTCTGTTCGCGCGGACAGGTACTTCACCTGCATCGGCGTGAAGCGGATCCACCGTTTCTGTTCGCGTGCAGCCAGCAGAGCCAAGCTCCACCGTGAGATCCCACGACCATGCAACCGCGTTTTGCCCTGATGTAGTCTGCTGCAAGTTCTCTCCGTCGTTCATTCAGTTCTTCCCACCAGCTTCTCTACTTCTGACGAGTATACATTATCATGTTGTGACTAATATTCATGGTGTACTAACCTAATTTACCTGGGAAGTTCAATGTTAATCCCCCCCCACCCACCACCACTTGCCAAGTTTGCCACCAGGCTGATTGCGGATTCGATACCTGGAGCCCAGCTGATTTGGTTCCTGCAACGGCGATCGGCCCTCGCTCGACAGCTTGGGAGATTCCCCTACCCAGCAGCTTCAAGCAGTAGTGCAGCACTCGGTCCACATGTAGGGCTAGTTTGGCCAGGGTCCTTGGGGCTCCGACTCCACTTGATACCGGGCACTGTAGCGTGTCTGGAGCCCCAAGGAGCCGGAGTCGGAGGAGCCACAATTTGTggctccaccggctcctccGGCGGCTgtgagggggagggaggagagagaatacCAGCTCCGATGAACAATGCTTCTACAGTGACGTGTCGGGTGGGTGTCAGGAGGAGCTAGAGCTGCGAGAGCTGCACCAAAAAAGTCGGTACTTGTGACCACATAACTAATCTCGACCATTCATTCTTCTCCCATAATGTTCATCTAACCATTGAATTATTTACCTACTCAAAATTCTCTCACTTACCTATGATTCATCTCACCATTGATCTCAAGACAAATAGTCCGGATAGATCATGCGGTCACATGCACGAATCCATGTTATTCTTGACCATGCtgatgagcaccttggtgagatCTCCATCCTTGCTTTGTCCCATTTTTTCGCTTTCCAACTTTGCTCGTGGACTGGAGCATTGTTCCGAGCTCAGACGGTTTCTGCCCCTGCACTGCACAACACAGTCGTCATCGCAGTGTGTTCCTCCGCCACCGTGCGCTGCAACGCCACCTTCGCCATTGCAGGCTGATGCCGAGCTCATAAACTAGTATCCAAGAGCCATTCTCCCTCTCTGCCTCGAGCCCTCGATTTTGGTAGCCGTCCGCGAGAGCGCCTTCAACGGCCACGTAGGTAGATGCCGCCGCCATGCGCCTATTCCCAGTGGCAGAGccaaaaacttatttttttctcggTTGGTGGCACTGCCAGCGTTAAATTTCTAAAAATCTCATCAAAATTCGAAATCTGTAGTGGAGAGTTCCATTGCTTAGGGCCGAAATCTGTAGTGGAGAGTTCCAGGGCCTTTGCTTCTTCCCCTTGCTGTCCTCCTGAAGACAAGTCGTcttagttttgtcctaagtcaaacttctttAATTTTAATcacaattataaaaaaatatgttagGGGAATGATCAAGGCTCAGTATTTGGAGGAACCCCGATGCTGAGGGAGGGCCGGAGGCTCCTCGGCTAATGAAGGGATGAGCCGTAAGGCATTGGTTAGGGCCGAGGGGCTCGTTTGGCACGACTCTAAACTCGTGAAAAAATAGCTCTAGCTCTGGCTTATCTGGAAAAGCAGATTTTTCTAGCTCTGGATCATCTTGTAAAATAACGTTTGGCAGAGGGCTTCTTCTAACTTTTTAGAATGCATAGTAGATGTTAAATACCTATAATACCCTTGCCGTTTTCCCTTTtaattcatcttcttttttatttctttccttctcttttctttttcttctgtcCTTTTCCTTTCCCCCCTCCCACTCTTCTTTCTTATTCGCTTGTTCTGCACGGGGTTGCGTCGCACCTCAAGCTCACCCCCCCCCAACTAGAACCCTTGCCTCCCAACGCCGTCGCCCCTCGCCTCCCCCGTGCTGTTACCCTCCGACTGCGTCGACACCTCGTCATCCCGCACCGGCCACGCTCCTCCACCCCATCGATGTCTGCTCCCACTGGCATCCCAACTCCGATTTGCCCGCCGTCGTGCCTAGATTCGCCTATCGCAGTTCCGCCCAGCTCCGGCCCACGCCGACGCGCCTCCATCCCACGTTGTTCCACCCACCTCTTTTGCAGCAGGTCTCGTCGCCGTCTAGCAGGCAGGGGGAGTGGTAGTTTCGTTGTAATTTTAACCAAGTTGAGGGGTAGTGTCCCAATGCATGTCTGTGGGGAGGTGGACAAGATAAGAGAAGCCACTATTTTTAACTTTCTCCTAGAGAATCGTATTCCATGAATATGCAAAATGGCTTCTCCCTGTCTTTTGCATTGAAGCTATTTTCAACGGTACAGTTTGGTACAGCTTGAGCATAAGCCGCTCATGAAGCTGGTCAAGAGCTCGGCCAAACAGACACTTAGTCGATACATCTTCGATCAAGTATTCAAGTAGTGCAGCATATACATCTAGCAGGCCCAGAACGGGCCGAAAATAGCCGACGAACTAGCCTCTGCCGGAATCTGGTCCATCAAACCAACTGTGTGGGAACGTTGCTTCACGGAAGATGCACGGCAATCCCGCGAAAACCTTCCCACGCCGCTGGGCTCATTCGCCCGACTGATGGGCTTATTTGGGTCTGATTCACGTGCGCATGGGCTGTTGTGGGACCTccgacgtcgtcgtcgatctTTTGGGCCTCTCTCGACCTAGGCAGTCCTCCACCTGCCAGCCACCGCCCACCGGCAGCCAGCCCACACAGACGCGCTCCCCCATTCTCCGCCATCTCCGTCCGAACCACCACCAAATGCCACCACGCGcgtcgcccctcctcctcctccgccgcctctccacctgCCCGCCCCACCGCGACCACCCCAAACTCGCCGCGCTGCTGGACGTCCTCACGTAGACGTCGACGTCCCCCACGCCGCTCCCACACGCGCTCTCCCGCGCCTTCCCGTCCCCCTCCGACGCCTTCCCTCTCCGCACGctgccccgcctcctcccgctgctCCCCTCCCCGCTTCTCTCCCTTCGTTTCCTCCTATGGCGCCTGACCCCCTCctcgccgctcccctccccgcATGCTCTCTCCTCACTCGCCACCTCTCTCCCCGACCTCTCCTCCTCCGTaccgctcctcctctcctcctccgcacAGCCCCTCCCACTCCCGCACTACGCCCTCCTACTCAACATCTCCGCGCACGCCGGCCTCTTccccgcctccctcgccgccctGCGCCACATGCGGTCCTTCGGCCTCGTCCCCGACGCCGCCTTCTTCCACTACGCCCTCCGCGCGGCGGGCTCTGCCTCCGATGTCTCCGCCGTGCTTGAGATCATGGCCGGGTCCGGCGCCTCTCCGACCGTGCCGGTGATCGTGACCGCGGTGCATAAGCAGGCGTCCGCTGGGAACTTTGAGAGCGCCCGCCGGCTGATCGATAAAATGCCGGAGTTCGGGTGCGTGCCCAATGCTGTGGTTTACACCGCATTGCTCGATGGGATGTGCAGTTTAGGGAACGTGGATGGCGCGCTGAGGTTGATCGAGGAGATGGAGAGCAGCGGTTTGGATGCAAATTGTGCACCCAACGTGGTGACCTATACATGTTTGGTGAAATGCCTCTGTGGGAATGGGAGGGTGGCGGAGGCGCTTGGCGTGCTGGATAGGATGGCAGAGAGAGGGGTGATGCCAAACCAGGTTTTTGTGCGGACACTGGTCGAAGGGGTTTGCACAGAGCGGAGGGTGGCTGACGCATATGATGTGGTCGAGCGTGTGATCGGTGATGGGGGCGTGTCGAGCGGGCAGTGCTACAATGTTTTACTCATTTGCTTGTGGAGGGTTGACATGACACCTGAAGCTGAAGGACTGGCGCagaggatgatgaagaaagGGGTGCAGTTGACCCCGCTTGCTGGCAGTTCAATGGTGAGGGAGCTCTGTGTGAGGAAGAGGTCGCTGGATGCTTGCCACTGGTTGAGAATGATGGAGGAGAGTGGCGTGCTGTGTGACTCTGACGTGTACGGAACTCTGTTGCTTGGTCTGTGTGAGGAAGGGCATGTCCATGAGGCATCAGCATTGGGGAGGAAGGTTGTGGAGAGGGACATCCACGTAGAAGCATCTTGTACTGAACGTTTAGTGGAGTTGCTGAAGCAATATGGTGATGAGGAGCTAGCATCTCATTTATTAGGATTGAAACAGTGCGCTGGAGGGTTGTCATTGTCATTGTAAGCAATGTGCATTCTTCCCAACCCTCATGCGTGAGAACGCCAAGAACAGTGCTTCACAGTCTTGTTGGGAATTTGCCTGAGAACAGCTTCAACAAATTGGATTGGTGCAGTCATGATGCTACGTTTAGACTGTTGCTTGATACAGCATGGAACAGAATTCAAACAAAGTGCTGCTGAATTACTTGCTTCTTTTGAATGAAATTGCTGAAGAACATCATGTAGATCCAGAGGACGCTTGGCGTCTTGTAAACTACCATTTTGATCACTTCTCAGGTACATCACCTTGTCTCCCAGGCTGATGACATGCTTGGGCAAGTGCTGTGCCTGTCAGTCAAACATGTTAGATCTGTTTTATGAACTTGCAACCCTAGGAAGTTTTGTACAATGGTGCTAAAGTTATTTTACATGATACGTGCTCAAGCACCTACTCTGGTATGTTGTAACTTTTTCGAATTACTCTCAGTTTTTGCTGTCCCCTTTTCTGAAGGAACAGAAAAGAGAGCTTGCTTTATCAATTTCTTGCAACCTGTTTGTATTATTAAGCACAGCCTGCACATAAATTTTGCCCACATTGCTTTTCAGGAACATTTAGTTGAAGTGAGACTGAGAGTTGCATGTACATAAATGTTCGACTGGAAGCAGCGGTCAAGTGGGAGTGCTTTCACATAAACCGTACTGCAGAGGCTGCATTCACTAGCAGTATTCAAGTTCAGGACCATTCtgacttgcaagttgcaaccggAATATGACCTGTTGCTGGGATTTTGCTGACGGGAAGACAGTGAGGCATTAAACTCTGAAGAAAATTGGCGTTTCAGGAGAACTTTGACATCTGCTGAGATAAAAAGTCACGTACCTCTTGCCACGAACCAAGCTGATCACAGCAAAGTGAATCACGGCGTGTCAGTGACAGTCTGAGACAACCTGGCGTTTGCTCAGACTGCAACAGCCGCGGACATTCCCAACGGAAGCTGACACGGCCGTTGTTCTGGCAATCCCACGCGGCCACGCCGGGACCGGGCCTCGCACACCCCGCTGTGAATCTACTCTGGCTGCAGGTGGGGACCAGTGAAGTTCACCTGTCCACCACGGCTCAGGATTTAAATTCGAAGAGCTTTTCGGGCCGGGCATTCATCGTTGGTctctccttcccttccccttgcccttccccttccccttccccaaGTCTCAGTGACCTCCTCacagacagcagcagcagcagcagctggtcgGAGCTACACCCCGCAGGCACGCGCACGCACGGATCACGCAATGCCTCCCACCATGCTCGCGCCGGTGCCCACGAGGCCCCGCTCCAACCCCTACCGCCGGCGGAGAGGGGCGGCTCCGCTGCTCCTCGATCAGGCCGCGactgcggcagcggcggggaagCGGCCCGCTGAGTCGTccacctcggcctcctcctgctTCTACAGCGAGGTgatctccgcctcctccacctctctcgCCGCGTATCAACGCCCGGAGAAGAGGTCTCGCCGccaggacgaggacgaggcgcGCCCGGCCGGCTCCGAGTGCTCGGTGGTGATCGGCGGCGCGAGGGCGCTCCCCGCCGAGGTCGAGGCCTCCGAGTCGTCGTGCCTCGGCTCCGTGCTCGAGTCCGACCTCGCCTGCCCGGAGCAGCtcgccgacgacgccgaggcGACCGAGTACTCCTCGGCGTACGAGGAGCTGACCCCGTCGGAGcccgatgaggaggaggaggtgctcaGCGGTCCTTGCAGCTGCGCCGAGTACTCCCTCAGCCCCCTGATCAGCTCCCCCTTGaccgacaacgacgacgacacTACCGCGCCCTCCGCAACCTTCTCCCTCTTCCTCGACTTCGCCAAGCAGTTCATCCCCTGCGTGCACCCCGAAGCGCGCGCCGTCAACAATGCCGCTCTCGATCTCCTGACGGTGAGCGGGTTTCCACGCGATTTCTGTCAAATTCGTTGGGAATTGGGTTTGGCTGCATTGATCAGTGCGACGATTGATCTGGTAAATTGGTAATTGTTGTGGTGGGAATGCTTGTGTCAGGGGAGGCGGTTTGAGGACTTGGACGACGAGGAGAGCTACGAGCGGTTccggcggcgcgagcggcgcGAGGCGGTTGCACGCGACTACACTGAGGTGTACGGCTCCATGCCCGGCAGCGACGGCCCTCTCGTCGTGGAGCAACGTGTCGTCATGGTGAACTGGATCATCGAGGTCAGTGTATACTACACTCACTCTGTTGTGTGCGTACGGTGCGATCAACAGTTCACATCGGGTTATGCATCGGATGTGACCAGATTTGTTGCCCTGGTAGGAGCTACACAGGCTTATGCAGTAATGTCTGCATTGTACTGGTGGCATACAACTCTAGGTCCTTTGGTGGTTTGTTGTCAGATTCAATGGTCTAGAATTTGTTTACCAGTGTTCAGCAAGCACCGCAACTGCATAATTGCATAAGCTGTTCTCTGGTGTGAATACTTTTTTTAGTAATGATTATTGTGCTCAAGCAGCATGTCTGATTCCCTTTCGTATTTTGTACTGGGGAAACTATCTGCTATCTGAAAGTTTGTTAGTTTAACACTAGTTGATGGGTGGATTTGAAAATGGCAATGCTATTGACATATCAAGGTTCAGGGGTGTCCTTGTGTAGCTTTCTGTCAGTGAGTAGTCATGCTTGTACTGGCTCAGTTTGGTCACTCATTTTGAGGACCAAACCATCCTGGTCCCAGATCAGCTATCTCTAACATGGGCTGTTtgaaaaggaagagagaaaCAGCGGATTCAGTTGAATAAAATGTTTCTCCGCAGTCCCCATTTGACATCTGAAACATGATTTCATTGGAATATTGCTTCCATGTCTGGGATTACATAGTGTAGCAATTAGGATTCCTGAATCTTCGCTCTCTAAATGCTATTGTGTCTATCTGTAACTCTGAATATGCCCTTTATTGCATATGCATCCCCGCAAATTTAAGCTTTTCGATGCACTTTCTATTCGTATGAGATTCAGATAACTCCTGAAAATATTGTTATCACCATTTTCTATCAGAAGGTTTCTTGGAATTAAGCATTTCATTGATGTTTTCCTTGCATTGTACTATAATTGTGTCACTACTCAAAAGCATGGCATGCACAATTTATGCTCCTTCATTGTTCCAAAATAAAGAGTTCAGTTGCAAAGAATGACTTTCCCTTGCAATGCCAGCATTCGTATCTGACGAAGCTGCAGCCAGTGACCGTTTTCATGGGGATTGGACTGATGGACCGCTTCTTGACACAAGGATACATGAAGAGTCTGAGAAATCTGCAGTTGCTGGGCATTGCCTGCATCACCCTGGCCACCCGCATAGAAGAGAACCAACCGTACAATTGGTAATGTTCTCCCTTGTTATGTCTGCTGTAAGAGATTCTGTTCTGCATATTTGGTGAATCCTAACTAGATCACTAGTTCCGTTCCATGCTTTGTTTCAGTATAACTACTGACTTAAGTCACACCAAATTAGCTCCTTCTTTTAATCATGCATTGATCCTGCATAGTCCCTCAGATGATAGAATATATGCTGCAAGGTCATAACTATGTTTCTTTTCCCAGTTGCATCCCTACCTCGCTGAAATACGCCTTGGGTGTTTGAAAAGCTTTAGGAGGCAATGAGATGGTTCGGTTCAGAAGAGCTATTTCACTGTTTAATCATGTTATGAATCTGAATCATATTAGCATTTGACGGTGGTTTTCACATTCTCATCTGTCATTTGTCCCTTTTGATACTAGCACTCTGTGCAGCTTGCATTTAGAAGTGTTCACAGGGTGATCATTTCAGAAGTTCCTTAGTTTCCTGATTGGACTGTGCTGCTGTTACGTGTTAGTGATAGTAAAAGAATTGACGATGCTGGTTGCCATTTTTGGTTGATTGAATCATATATTTTGATATGTGACACGCATCGCTGCACTTTGCATTGCAAGACAACTAGACGTATCTTTAGCTGAAATTGCACTGAAGTGTATCTATGAGTTTTGTCTCCTGATCATAACTTGTTTTCGATTATTTATTTGTGCTAAGCTTGATGTGCAACATTATCTCATTGCTTGATTCCTTTCAGCGTCCTTCAAAAGACCTTCAAAGTTGGGATCAATACTTACAGCCGGAGTGAGGTTGTTGCCATGGAGTGGCTGGTTCAGGAGGTCCTGAACTTCAAGTGTTTCGTCACAACAACTCACCATTTCCTCTGGTACCACAAACTTCCTGTCTTATCTGTATCAGCTGAGCATAAGGACAGGTTAACACCATTCTGTTCAAATTTCGCAGGTTCTATCTGAAGGCTGCAAAGGCAGATGACAGGGTAGCGGACCTGGCAAAATACCTGTCCTTGCTCTCACTTCTCAACCATAAGCAGCTCTCCTTCTGGCCCTCAACTGTGGCAGCCGCTGTGGTAGCCCTTGCTTGCCTTGCCACAGACAAGGAGTCCTCATGCCATTTAGTCATGGAGGTGAACACCTCGGTCCTCCATTTCTAGCTATAAATTGTCATTACACTTGCTATTGTTTAGAACTCGATAAACATAAGCAAAATATGAACTGTAACTTTCAGAATCTCCTGTCAGTCAGCTTCTAAACATGCACCAACTCCAATTTTACATGTTCTGATTCTAGCTAGACTGGAAATGCCTAACGAGTAGCTCTTTGCATGTATGTAGACTCACATGAGAACGCAGGATGACGATCTGCCTGAATGCCTAATGGTACATTTTTCTCCTCTGATTTTTTATAAGTTACTGGGCACAAATCACCATGAACCATGCTCTTACAGTTCCAGCAATAGGCAGAAATCTACTTTTATCACCATCTAACATTCATTACCCCGTGCAATCTTCTTTCATGCAGAGCCTAGAGTGGCTGATCAACTACGCTTCGTGATACCCGTGACTCCCAGGTGACGAAATTGATCCACAGTTTTGCCGATTCCCAGTTACACAGCACAGTTCAAGCGGTCAGATAGACATGAGGATGTGTAGGCCATACGTGAATCTTAGCATTAACAGATTATTCTGTACATGCCATTAGTTTTCCCTGTAAGGTAGATATAAGATAAGCCAAGGCAGCATAAAACGTAGCCTGTGATTATACGACTTTCTGGCTAGGAGCAAGGCAAGGATCGAGAGTTTGGTATTGAGCTGTCGGCCTTTAGGGACTACTGAGTGCCCTATTGGGCTGTCTATTATCTTTACATCATTTCTTCGCTGTCTTAGGGACAACTAAGGGCTGGGCTCTGTTATACTCCTATTCAACCGATATATTTGTTTAAACGGTGTCTTGATAATTTCTTTAAAAAACTTCTTGTTGATACCTGATGTACGACTGAAATTTGTTCCCTGCGTGTGGATCGGGGCGTGATCTTGTGATCCTGTTAAGATGCTCCGCTATCCCTCAGATCTGTCAGCTTGTCTGCTAGACTGGAGATCGCAACGAATAAAGTTTCAGTTAACTGCATATCCCGCACATTCGGATCACAACACCAAGCCTGCACACTCGGATCCACACCACACAACGAATCAGTCCGGTTCTCATCATCTTTCCCCAAGTCATCAAGTGGTACCGGACCGGGTTGCCATCCGGGGAAAATCTCAAGCCGAGTCGGATAGCTTGGCTGGAAGGAAGGAAGCGATCGGTTTCGCTTTCTCACGTGTGGGGACCCGGCTGCGGCCCCGCTTTGAAGGCTAAGGCTAGGGCTGGCCGGTTGGGGGTCGAGGGAGCTCCTATCTTGCACGCCTTAAATGAGGAAAACGAAAGGGAGGCCGGAGGCGTGCCATTTTCAATTTCAGCCATCATTCCATCAAGTTGTGCATTCATGCATGTGCCCGGGATAGTTGGGGTTGGATGCTCCAAAAGTGACCGAAGGCGTTAGCGTGCGTCTCCCCTTTCACCCCACTTGCGATTTTGGGGAAGTAGTCTGCCTTCCTGTGCTGCGTAGATTGGGTAGGCTTGGTTGTCGTCACGTCGGGGAAAAAATAGGGAAAGCAGACGGTGGTCGATGGATGGATGACTGTGCTTCACTGCACTTGTGCCCTGTCACGACTTCTACTGTAGTTCACTGCAGTTGATGCGTGTGCTGTGCACACACCATAGCACACTTAGTACCGTGTCAATGAGAGGCATGGTGTGACCGCGTGAGGTCAGTGTGTATAAGGAGCTCAGACTGCTCAATCGGACGCCACGAGGGAGGAAAAAGCACTACTGCACGCTGATGTGAACGTGTTGGTttgaatcccgatctttcgataaGAGGGgaggggataactcgattggtggatggagacgacgttcacagCTCGATTACAGCCTTTTAAGGACTCTGCGGCTTAGCAAcagatacaccacctccaagggCTACCGCGATCTTATGGAGCGCGACaccccggccactagggcactcgtcctgcaagcaatcgaagaactagtaagaacaagtagaacaagtattgaattactagatgtaaatgaaggtttcaaactcaatctccaaTATGGTTGGGTTTCGAAGACAAGAAGATGGGCGACTGATCAGCACACGCGCTTACAAGAAAGTAGCAAAAGCTAAatttaatctaaacaaaacccgttCCTGGTGGCAGCTAAGGGGTATAAGAacgtgggaggatgaccacaagggtgttggggtcatgctccaaccctagacGCATTCCTAATggatccaacttgatacacaATCCATTGGATCAAAATAAgacaaaataaggcgacgcagcaccttggatagaaaaatctctcggtagtaatttgatcattgcggcCGCTTCAGAATAGGTATGGATATgaatctagatccatatgaaaatagacttcataaggattccacgAAGTatttgaacgccccaatccgagtccgtatgcgaccgtggtgaccatcacaagttgatGTTGTTTTGCAGTCCGGATCCAACCCGCGCGAATCATTTTACGTTTCGGTCTTCTCCCTAATTTCTAAGCAAAATAAGAGTGCAcgtgtctccatggtctaaatatgatggacatgaACTCAAGAGTGTACTCACCTGATGGTTGAGTTGACGAGCACGAGCGCGAGTAATGGGATAAAAATTGGTACTTGTGTcggtgtggatgtatcgttaATGTCCTCCTCGCATGCTCAACCTGAGCTCCCGTGTGCCAGCGTTGGCATTCCACTGGTACTTGATAATCTGACTGTTTCACAGCTAATGTTAAACTTCCACAGTGTAGTCGGCAATtatttcaaaaaggaaaaaacagtGTAGTCGGCAGCCTCTGGTCATTTCAATAGCAACAGGGCGAATATGACTCGTAATTAAGCTGGCACCCACCGTTGTGACAACATCCTCTGCCGATAGAGCGATTGCGATTTAAATTTGGATATGAccgaaaggaaaaggaaatctCTCTCTCGCGCGCGTGCCACATAGCGTAAATTTCATTGTCACCCATAGCATCAACAAAGTTGCCCCCATAAACACTAGTGGCATGTCACTGTTTACATCATTACATGACATGTCTGAGTTctctgtttttttgttttttttaaacggCATGACATATTTGAGTTCTCATGAGGTAGTAGTAATTTTTTTGAACGGGTACGAGacagtgcctatttcattgcAAACCGGCTAGCCggtaaagttaaaaaaaatggaggGAAAAACAATCATTCACTGTACAACAACAATGCCGCTAGGTCCTTTGCACCCGCTTTGATCCACGCATCTGCCTCTGCTCGTATCTTCGCAACCAAAGAGAATGCCGGCGTCTCCACCTTTCGGAATACCCTTGAGTTCCTCTCTTTCCATATTTCTTAGATAACTAGCAGTACGAGACTTCTTATTGCCTTACACGGCATCCTTGATCCGTTAGTGAGTTGCGACCACTGAGCAAGAGAGCTATCGGCGTGATGCCAATTGTCTGGTTTAAGGTCTGGTTGTCCGACGCATGTGGCCACCATGCTCCAGATCCTTTGGCTGTATTGACATTCAGCTAGGAGATGTCGACTGGTCTCCATGGTTTGTCGGTAAAGTGTGCACGATAGGTTGTGCATCCATCTTGAGATGTCCATTCGAGCTGCCCGGCCCGATCCGGCATGGGCCCAGCATGGCCCGTTATTTTTCGTGCTGAGCATGGCCGTCACGACAACTCTGTCATGCCGTGCCATGCCAGCCCACGGGCCTCACCGGCGACCCAAGCATGGGCCCGTAAGGCCTTTTTTGTGCTGGGCCGGCCCGAAGAGCCTGACCATTTTGACGTGCCGTGCCGACCCGCAGCTCGTCAAGAGAAAAAACACTTCACCAAGTCAAAAT is a genomic window containing:
- the LOC117836331 gene encoding cyclin-SDS-like translates to MPPTMLAPVPTRPRSNPYRRRRGAAPLLLDQAATAAAAGKRPAESSTSASSCFYSEVISASSTSLAAYQRPEKRSRRQDEDEARPAGSECSVVIGGARALPAEVEASESSCLGSVLESDLACPEQLADDAEATEYSSAYEELTPSEPDEEEEVLSGPCSCAEYSLSPLISSPLTDNDDDTTAPSATFSLFLDFAKQFIPCVHPEARAVNNAALDLLTGRRFEDLDDEESYERFRRRERREAVARDYTEVYGSMPGSDGPLVVEQRVVMVNWIIEHSYLTKLQPVTVFMGIGLMDRFLTQGYMKSLRNLQLLGIACITLATRIEENQPYNCVLQKTFKVGINTYSRSEVVAMEWLVQEVLNFKCFVTTTHHFLWFYLKAAKADDRVADLAKYLSLLSLLNHKQLSFWPSTVAAAVVALACLATDKESSCHLVMETHMRTQDDDLPECLMSLEWLINYAS